In one Candidatus Zixiibacteriota bacterium genomic region, the following are encoded:
- a CDS encoding S8 family serine peptidase translates to MEIDAMRKLLFKTPLLLSLIILILLTAGKARADAFQACGVIVQIDDCTLFVPDFNPNFKLSLDDYGGFPVGDSVCVIGDLVMDCDSACGPAVGCVYNAVLESDTIFYFPFQGYGVLQQGTGCLVFDPGGVYELFSLDNYGDFGAGDTVFVRGWTSWEIPSGCPEAEGHIYYNTITLANLPGVPVPGNIVLQLEEGIELDSVIANLDIQILDSIANHSIYLVDLVDTTTMDSVFQFLWANPQVKFAEMNLESGSPEVLQMSMSFPDEYAPPLDVDYSPEEYYDQNALDAIGRDSALTLADGSGKVVAIIDNGLDFNHPLFDYVDLKPGYDFYNEDADPSEDSGTALGHGTFIAGLVSLTAPGSQIMPIKALNENGVGSTFDLAEAIYYAIDSGAHVINMSFGMSDYTELMAIACSSAVSSGITIVAAGGNSSQEIPVYPAALPQVIAVSAIDSLDQPADFTNYGAFIDICAPGVDLYSALSGDYDWGNWSGTSFAAAFVTAACAMAIEVNPDLTPQEMEILLRMTAETNLQSGTIFPPDPYYAYGRLDIAQAVTSASGSGQPGDCGDANSDGFVDVSDAVFIINYAFIPGSPAPDPLEAADTNCDQTVDISDAVALISFAFSGQDICCP, encoded by the coding sequence ATGGAGATAGATGCTATGAGAAAACTTCTTTTTAAAACACCGCTGTTACTATCATTGATTATTTTAATTCTTTTGACGGCTGGAAAGGCCCGGGCCGATGCCTTTCAGGCCTGTGGTGTGATTGTTCAAATCGACGACTGCACCTTGTTCGTGCCTGATTTTAATCCCAACTTCAAACTCTCACTCGATGATTACGGTGGTTTTCCTGTCGGTGATTCAGTTTGTGTCATCGGCGACCTGGTCATGGACTGCGATTCCGCCTGCGGTCCCGCGGTCGGGTGTGTTTACAATGCCGTTCTCGAAAGCGATACGATCTTTTATTTCCCTTTCCAGGGCTACGGCGTGCTTCAACAGGGAACCGGATGCCTGGTATTTGATCCGGGCGGAGTTTACGAACTGTTTTCACTCGATAACTACGGTGATTTCGGGGCCGGTGATACGGTCTTTGTAAGAGGATGGACATCCTGGGAAATCCCGTCCGGCTGTCCCGAAGCCGAAGGCCATATCTATTACAACACCATTACGCTGGCGAATCTGCCCGGCGTGCCTGTGCCCGGAAATATTGTTTTGCAACTCGAGGAAGGCATCGAACTCGACTCTGTAATTGCCAATCTCGATATCCAGATTCTGGACAGTATCGCCAACCACAGTATTTACCTGGTCGATCTCGTGGACACAACCACGATGGATTCGGTCTTTCAGTTTTTGTGGGCTAACCCGCAGGTCAAATTCGCGGAAATGAACCTTGAAAGCGGTTCACCGGAAGTTTTGCAAATGAGCATGTCGTTTCCTGATGAATACGCGCCTCCTCTCGATGTCGATTACAGTCCCGAGGAGTATTACGACCAGAATGCGCTCGACGCGATCGGAAGGGACTCCGCTCTGACTCTGGCTGATGGATCGGGCAAAGTAGTTGCGATAATTGACAACGGTCTTGATTTCAATCATCCACTATTCGATTATGTGGATTTGAAACCGGGTTATGATTTCTACAACGAGGATGCCGATCCTTCTGAAGATTCCGGTACTGCTCTCGGCCATGGAACGTTCATTGCCGGTCTGGTCAGTCTGACCGCACCCGGGTCGCAGATAATGCCGATAAAGGCACTCAACGAAAACGGGGTCGGGTCGACATTCGACCTGGCCGAGGCTATTTACTATGCTATCGACAGCGGAGCCCACGTTATCAACATGAGTTTCGGTATGTCAGATTACACAGAACTTATGGCGATCGCCTGCAGCAGCGCTGTTTCAAGCGGGATAACGATAGTTGCCGCGGGAGGTAACTCATCGCAGGAAATTCCGGTATATCCCGCCGCGTTGCCACAGGTCATCGCAGTCTCGGCCATAGATTCACTCGATCAACCGGCAGACTTTACTAACTACGGTGCCTTCATAGATATCTGCGCGCCGGGGGTTGACCTGTACAGCGCGTTGTCTGGCGATTACGACTGGGGAAACTGGAGCGGTACTTCGTTTGCCGCCGCCTTTGTAACTGCCGCCTGTGCTATGGCGATTGAAGTAAACCCTGATCTTACTCCGCAGGAAATGGAGATACTGTTGAGGATGACTGCGGAAACGAATCTTCAGAGCGGTACGATCTTCCCGCCGGATCCATATTACGCTTATGGTCGTCTGGATATTGCCCAGGCTGTAACATCGGCCTCGGGAAGCGGTCAGCCGGGTGATTGTGGCGATGCCAATTCCGACGGGTTTGTGGATGTCAGCGATGCTGTGTTTATTATCAACTACGCTTTTATCCCGGGCAGTCCCGCGCCCGATCCGCTTGAGGCGGCCGACACTAACTGTGATCAAACTGTGGATATCTCAGATGCGGTCGCGTTGATCAGTTTCGCATTTTCCGGTCAGGATATCTGCTGTCCCTGA